One Azospirillum brasilense DNA window includes the following coding sequences:
- the mcrC gene encoding 5-methylcytosine-specific restriction endonuclease system specificity protein McrC, translated as MPATNGADPPRGERRIGRIPVRNLWLLMLYASELTRTREAFDAMVDEDPEDLPDLVARLLADAVERRLRRNLTRGYHRREMALARVRGRIDVLTTESRQLLSKGEVFCRFEDLSMDTPRNRLVRAALDRMARLVRDAGTAHRCRSLATDLSQAGVGGVRPSRADLAADQIGRNNADDRFMVALARLAFDLALPTEEAGPTPFAAPDREEAWARRLFEKAVLGFARVELEPRGWRVRGSTPLEWQVSSATAGLPAILPCMVTDIVLDPPNCGRRVVIDTKFTSILASGRFCGATLKSGYLYQMYAYLRSQEGPDPRWDDAAGLFLHPAIGAVLHERAVIQRHAISFATIDLSGSAVAIRDGLRSLLRAGLDSERSKDGSSA; from the coding sequence ATGCCGGCAACGAACGGCGCGGATCCACCTCGCGGGGAACGCCGGATCGGCCGCATCCCGGTCCGGAACCTCTGGCTGCTGATGCTCTATGCCTCGGAGCTGACGCGGACCCGGGAAGCCTTCGACGCCATGGTGGATGAGGATCCCGAGGATCTGCCCGACTTAGTGGCGCGCCTCCTCGCCGACGCCGTCGAGCGCCGGCTCCGGCGGAATCTCACCCGCGGCTACCACCGTCGCGAGATGGCGCTCGCGCGAGTCCGAGGGCGCATCGACGTCCTGACGACCGAATCGCGGCAGCTTCTCTCGAAAGGAGAGGTCTTCTGCCGCTTCGAGGATCTGTCGATGGACACGCCGCGGAACCGGCTCGTTCGCGCGGCGCTCGATCGGATGGCACGCCTCGTCCGCGACGCCGGCACGGCTCACCGTTGCCGTTCCCTGGCGACCGACCTATCCCAGGCGGGCGTGGGTGGAGTGCGGCCGTCGCGCGCCGACTTGGCCGCCGATCAGATTGGCCGGAACAACGCCGACGACCGCTTCATGGTCGCGCTCGCTCGGCTCGCCTTCGATCTGGCGCTTCCCACCGAGGAGGCGGGCCCGACGCCCTTCGCCGCTCCGGATCGCGAAGAGGCGTGGGCGCGCCGGCTGTTCGAGAAGGCCGTGCTCGGTTTCGCCCGGGTCGAACTGGAACCTCGGGGATGGCGTGTTCGTGGCAGCACCCCGCTCGAATGGCAGGTGTCGTCCGCTACGGCGGGGCTTCCTGCGATCCTGCCGTGCATGGTGACGGACATCGTGCTCGACCCGCCGAACTGCGGTCGACGCGTGGTAATCGATACGAAATTCACATCGATCCTGGCGAGCGGCCGTTTCTGCGGGGCGACGCTCAAGAGCGGGTACCTCTATCAGATGTACGCCTACCTGCGATCCCAGGAAGGCCCCGACCCGAGATGGGATGACGCGGCGGGCCTCTTCCTGCACCCGGCCATCGGCGCCGTGCTCCACGAGCGCGCCGTGATTCAGCGTCACGCGATCTCCTTCGCCACTATCGATCTCAGCGGGTCGGCAGTGGCCATCCGGGACGGGTTACGGAGTCTCCTCCGTGCCGGCCTTGACAGCGAACGATCCAAAGACGGGTCAAGTGCGTAG